One Bacteroidales bacterium DNA segment encodes these proteins:
- a CDS encoding helix-turn-helix transcriptional regulator, which yields MERLAINNIQKLNELKGELEYERATSLYLKLRKLEKEDSNYTSLRKHLRKLILKYEQDHWSDESKIEDKQIEESDLAESIVQSENEFYQRRKELIREKLKESGLNQNDLAKILGHRKGYMSELINGLRPFSKEDLVIINRLFGIKLEDLIPPFIKQDKAKQVRNALKSIPNNKIKLSKKDFDLYIS from the coding sequence ATGGAAAGGCTAGCTATAAATAACATACAAAAGCTTAATGAATTAAAGGGTGAATTGGAATATGAGCGGGCTACTTCATTATATTTGAAATTGCGTAAGCTAGAGAAAGAAGACAGCAACTATACCTCTCTTCGCAAACATCTTAGAAAACTCATCCTAAAGTATGAACAGGATCATTGGTCAGATGAGTCTAAAATTGAAGACAAGCAAATTGAGGAAAGTGATCTGGCTGAATCTATAGTCCAATCAGAAAATGAGTTTTACCAAAGACGAAAAGAACTGATCAGAGAGAAATTGAAAGAATCAGGATTAAACCAGAATGATCTTGCTAAAATTTTGGGTCATCGAAAAGGCTATATGTCAGAGCTCATAAATGGTTTGAGGCCCTTTTCCAAGGAAGACCTGGTTATTATCAACCGTCTTTTCGGGATTAAGCTGGAAGATTTAATCCCTCCGTTTATAAAACAAGATAAAGCCAAACAAGTCCGAAACGCCTTAAAATCCATCCCTAACAACAAAATTAAACTTTCAAAAAAGGACTTTGATCTGTATATTTCATAA